Proteins from one bacterium genomic window:
- the dnaB gene encoding replicative DNA helicase yields the protein MPVSPFMQVKNVRVPPQNVEAEMALLGSVMLRPEALYEIIDIISPDVFYSTRHRIIFDGMLDLFSKSTPVDLLSLSSRLKEKNLLDDVGGSTYLSELVSSVPSSAHVEHYAEIVRKKYLMRKLIEASEHIALLGYEEAHEIEYILDAAEKRIFEVTNTSNLHNFTSLKDALGEAWERLDRLHRSEDKIRGVPTGYQELDNKLSGLQKSDLIILAARPSMGKTSLALDIARQTAIKHNTPVGIFSLEMSSQQLVDRMLAAESRVDAWKLRTGQLSIEQEFGKIRDSLDVLSKAPIYIDDQPGNTILKMRSTARRLKSEKNLGLIIVDYLQLMAPTHTRASDSLVQQVTEISRSLKHLARELDVPVLALSQLSRAVEQRGGRPRLSDLRDSGSIEQDADVVMFIHREDKYDENSDRPNIAEILIEKHRNGPTGKVELYFDDKKSTFLSIEKSEVPSADSEFGDL from the coding sequence ATGCCTGTTTCTCCATTTATGCAAGTCAAAAATGTCCGCGTACCTCCTCAAAACGTTGAGGCGGAAATGGCATTGTTGGGCTCGGTCATGCTTCGTCCAGAGGCATTGTATGAAATTATCGACATAATTTCTCCCGATGTTTTTTATTCAACGAGACATCGGATTATTTTTGACGGGATGCTTGATTTGTTTTCCAAAAGCACACCCGTTGACCTTCTCTCCCTTTCTTCCCGTCTTAAAGAAAAAAATCTTCTCGACGATGTCGGAGGAAGCACATATCTTTCCGAACTCGTAAGCTCGGTTCCCTCTTCCGCCCACGTTGAACACTATGCGGAAATCGTGCGCAAAAAATATCTGATGCGCAAACTTATTGAGGCATCCGAACATATCGCCCTTCTCGGATACGAAGAGGCGCATGAGATTGAATATATTCTTGATGCCGCGGAAAAAAGAATTTTTGAAGTTACCAACACTTCCAACCTTCACAATTTCACCTCTCTCAAAGACGCTCTCGGCGAAGCGTGGGAAAGATTGGACAGGCTCCACCGTTCCGAAGACAAAATCCGCGGAGTGCCCACCGGCTACCAGGAACTCGATAACAAACTTTCAGGTTTGCAAAAATCAGACCTTATCATCCTTGCCGCACGTCCTTCCATGGGAAAAACGTCTCTTGCTCTCGACATTGCCCGCCAAACAGCGATAAAACACAATACTCCCGTCGGTATTTTTTCTCTGGAAATGAGTTCGCAACAGCTTGTTGACCGCATGCTCGCGGCCGAGTCGCGCGTTGACGCGTGGAAATTACGCACCGGCCAGCTTTCTATAGAACAAGAATTCGGAAAAATCCGAGATTCGCTTGACGTGCTTTCCAAAGCCCCGATTTATATAGACGACCAGCCCGGCAATACAATCCTCAAAATGCGTTCCACCGCGCGACGCTTGAAGAGCGAAAAAAATCTCGGGCTTATTATCGTCGATTACCTTCAGCTCATGGCCCCGACGCATACGCGTGCTTCGGATTCTCTGGTTCAACAAGTCACGGAAATTTCCCGCTCTCTCAAACACTTGGCCCGCGAACTTGATGTGCCCGTGCTCGCGCTTTCCCAGTTATCGCGCGCCGTTGAACAGCGCGGCGGACGTCCCCGACTTTCGGACTTACGCGATTCGGGTTCCATCGAACAGGATGCGGACGTCGTGATGTTCATTCACCGAGAGGATAAATACGACGAGAACAGCGACCGGCCGAACATCGCCGAAATACTCATTGAAAAACACCGTAATGGTCCGACCGGAAAAGTTGAACTTTATTTTGACGACAAAAAGTCAACGTTTCTCAGTATTGAAAAATCGGAAGTTCCGTCCGCCGACTCGGAATTCGGTGACCTGTAA
- the cysS gene encoding cysteine--tRNA ligase, which produces MLSLFNTLTDRKEEFAPLHDKTVGMYHCGPTVYNYPHVGNLRAYVFADILKRALLYEGLSVTQVINITDVGHLVGDHDEGEDKVEAGARKEGKTAQEITEFYTQAFFDDIHALNIETTGTLFPRATENIEEQIALIKHLGEKGYTYVTSDGVYFDTSKFPDYGKLGNINLAGLSEGARVAANTEKKNPTDFALWKFSQSAEKRQQEWESPWGTGFPGWHAECSAMSMKFLGETFDIHTGGIDHIPVHHNNEIAQSEAATGKKFVRFWMHNAFINASGDVKMAKSEENFVRLAGIAEHGIHPIACRYWLLSAHYRSPMIFSWDALEAADVALRKLNAHVLQLPESEGKLASPYHAEFKKLIEDDLDTPKVLALLWKLVKDTQIKEEDKKATILDFDRVLGLNLSASLFEEGIIPQNVRELAEKREKSRVEKNWKEADALREQILSLGYEIRDTEHGFFIGKKR; this is translated from the coding sequence ATGCTTTCGCTTTTTAATACTCTTACCGACCGCAAAGAAGAATTTGCTCCACTTCACGACAAAACCGTCGGAATGTATCATTGCGGCCCGACGGTATATAACTATCCGCACGTCGGAAACCTCCGTGCTTACGTATTTGCCGATATCCTTAAGCGCGCCCTCTTATATGAGGGCCTTTCGGTAACCCAAGTCATCAATATTACCGATGTGGGACACCTTGTCGGAGACCATGACGAGGGAGAGGACAAAGTGGAAGCGGGCGCGCGAAAAGAAGGAAAAACCGCGCAAGAAATCACCGAGTTTTACACGCAGGCTTTTTTCGACGACATACACGCCCTCAATATCGAAACTACCGGCACCCTCTTCCCTCGCGCGACGGAAAACATTGAAGAGCAAATCGCCCTTATCAAACACCTTGGAGAAAAAGGATACACGTATGTGACATCCGATGGTGTTTATTTCGACACTTCCAAGTTTCCCGATTACGGGAAATTGGGAAATATAAATTTGGCGGGGCTTTCGGAAGGCGCGCGCGTTGCCGCCAATACGGAGAAGAAGAATCCGACTGATTTCGCATTATGGAAATTCTCTCAAAGCGCCGAAAAACGCCAGCAGGAGTGGGAATCGCCGTGGGGAACGGGATTTCCCGGATGGCATGCCGAGTGTTCGGCCATGTCCATGAAGTTTTTGGGAGAAACGTTTGATATTCATACCGGAGGCATCGACCATATTCCCGTCCATCACAACAACGAAATCGCGCAATCCGAAGCGGCAACAGGAAAGAAATTTGTCCGTTTCTGGATGCATAATGCGTTTATCAATGCTTCGGGAGACGTGAAAATGGCAAAGTCGGAAGAAAATTTCGTACGGCTCGCGGGTATCGCCGAACATGGCATTCATCCCATCGCTTGCCGCTATTGGCTCCTCTCCGCTCATTACCGTTCACCGATGATTTTTTCCTGGGACGCGTTGGAGGCGGCGGATGTCGCGTTGCGGAAACTTAATGCGCACGTTTTACAACTTCCCGAATCCGAAGGAAAACTTGCTTCTCCATATCATGCGGAATTTAAAAAACTTATTGAAGACGATTTGGACACTCCCAAAGTGCTCGCGCTCTTGTGGAAACTTGTTAAAGATACTCAAATAAAAGAAGAGGACAAGAAAGCGACTATTTTGGACTTTGACCGGGTACTCGGGCTCAATCTCTCCGCTTCCCTGTTTGAAGAAGGGATAATCCCCCAAAATGTCCGCGAACTTGCCGAAAAACGAGAGAAGTCCCGCGTGGAAAAAAATTGGAAAGAGGCTGATGCTCTTAGAGAACAAATTCTTTCCCTTGGCTATGAAATACGCGATACGGAACATGGTTTTTTCATCGGGAAAAAACGCTGA
- a CDS encoding winged helix-turn-helix transcriptional regulator has translation MPLKKRQKNILTALKELGGEASTREIAEKVSLNVNGVSQSLGALGKYVVGLGGRGGEMRWKLVSE, from the coding sequence ATGCCCCTTAAAAAACGTCAGAAAAACATTCTAACGGCATTAAAAGAACTGGGCGGAGAAGCGTCCACCCGTGAGATCGCGGAAAAAGTGTCATTAAATGTAAACGGTGTCTCCCAGAGCCTTGGCGCTCTTGGTAAGTATGTTGTCGGACTAGGCGGTCGAGGTGGAGAAATGCGCTGGAAATTGGTAAGTGAGTGA
- a CDS encoding CorA family divalent cation transporter, whose protein sequence is MMNRYQYDSVTWIDLNQPTEEEVGVVAKEFSIDAVVSHDLLTPTPKPKVEIGNGYLYTVLHFPVSKHTHMEDCSSQEIDFLVGKNFVITVRYEIVDALEQLAKEVEVKSIVTDGMDKRSGNLLFFIMLKELYESVENELGYLNDWMQGIEKKIFTGQEKDMVISLSHAIRVLLDFKKVIRTHTHLLPAIEISGKKIFGDEFEYQIDALQAEHGNISESIDSLMESVVEFRETNNSLLESKQNEVMKTLTLMAFITLPLSLIASIFSMNTWLPFVGQENDFFIVLIIMVVAVLTIFLAFKLRKWI, encoded by the coding sequence ATGATGAATCGGTACCAGTACGACAGTGTAACGTGGATAGACCTTAATCAGCCTACTGAAGAAGAGGTTGGTGTTGTCGCTAAAGAATTTTCCATAGACGCGGTGGTTTCTCACGACCTTCTGACACCTACACCGAAGCCTAAAGTGGAAATCGGAAATGGATATCTTTACACGGTGCTTCACTTCCCCGTATCCAAGCATACGCACATGGAAGATTGCTCGTCGCAGGAAATCGATTTTCTTGTCGGCAAAAATTTTGTCATTACCGTGCGGTATGAAATTGTGGACGCCCTCGAGCAATTGGCCAAAGAGGTTGAAGTGAAGTCCATCGTCACCGACGGCATGGACAAGAGAAGTGGAAATCTGCTCTTCTTTATCATGCTTAAAGAATTGTACGAATCGGTGGAGAACGAACTCGGGTACCTCAACGACTGGATGCAAGGTATTGAAAAGAAGATTTTTACCGGGCAGGAAAAAGATATGGTTATTTCCCTCTCGCATGCCATCCGCGTATTGCTTGATTTCAAAAAAGTTATTCGTACTCATACCCATCTGCTTCCGGCTATCGAGATTTCCGGAAAGAAAATTTTTGGAGACGAATTTGAATATCAGATTGACGCTCTGCAAGCCGAACACGGCAACATAAGCGAATCTATCGACAGTCTCATGGAATCTGTTGTTGAATTCCGCGAAACAAACAATTCTCTGCTTGAATCGAAACAGAACGAAGTGATGAAGACACTTACTCTCATGGCGTTTATTACTCTCCCGCTTTCCTTGATTGCGAGCATTTTCAGCATGAACACATGGCTTCCGTTTGTCGGACAGGAAAACGATTTTTTCATCGTGCTTATCATTATGGTTGTCGCCGTTTTGACTATTTTCCTTGCTTTCAAATTAAGGAAATGGATTTAA
- a CDS encoding S41 family peptidase — MRNFSTKTIVIIVAAALIGASFGIGFYMGEKRATVAAINLLNKEEGKPSSVDFAPFWKAWTILDSKFVSVSTTTEKTVTDADKVWGAISGLADSFGDPYTVFFPPVEAKYFESEISGNFEGVGMEIGIRDNVLTVVAPLKGTPAYRAGIQAQDKIIAIDGTSTARVSVDDAIQKIRGPKGTKVTFTIVREGESEALEISVVRDVIDIPTLDTELRSDGIFVIKLYNFSAVSPNLFRNALREFILSGSTRLVLDLRGNPGGFLEAAVDIGSWFLPAGKIIAIEDYGGKEEQQFHRSKGYDIFNENLEFVILVNQGSASASEILAGALSEHGVATVVGEQTFGKGTVQELVQLTADTSLKITIAKWLTPNGNSISVAGFTPDVVVPITSEDIEKGRDPQLQKAVDILLKK; from the coding sequence ATGCGGAATTTTTCCACCAAAACAATAGTTATTATCGTTGCCGCGGCCCTTATCGGGGCTTCTTTTGGCATTGGATTCTACATGGGCGAGAAGCGCGCGACGGTCGCTGCTATCAATCTTTTAAATAAAGAGGAGGGCAAGCCTTCCTCTGTCGACTTCGCCCCGTTCTGGAAAGCGTGGACCATCCTTGATTCAAAATTCGTTTCGGTCTCAACCACAACCGAGAAAACGGTAACGGATGCCGACAAAGTATGGGGTGCTATTTCAGGCCTTGCGGACTCCTTCGGAGACCCGTACACCGTCTTTTTCCCGCCCGTGGAAGCAAAATACTTTGAAAGCGAAATCAGCGGAAATTTTGAGGGCGTGGGAATGGAAATCGGCATCCGAGACAACGTGCTGACGGTTGTTGCCCCGCTCAAAGGCACGCCGGCGTATCGCGCGGGCATTCAGGCGCAGGACAAAATCATAGCAATTGACGGCACTTCAACGGCCCGCGTTTCCGTGGATGACGCTATTCAAAAAATCCGCGGACCGAAAGGCACGAAAGTGACCTTTACCATTGTCCGTGAAGGCGAAAGTGAAGCGCTTGAAATAAGCGTTGTTCGCGACGTTATAGACATTCCCACTCTTGATACCGAACTTCGCTCTGACGGCATATTTGTCATAAAACTCTACAATTTTTCCGCAGTTTCGCCGAATCTTTTCCGAAATGCCCTTCGTGAATTCATTCTCTCGGGCTCAACACGGTTGGTGCTCGATTTGCGTGGAAATCCTGGAGGCTTTTTGGAAGCCGCTGTTGACATCGGAAGCTGGTTTCTACCGGCGGGCAAAATTATTGCCATCGAAGACTACGGGGGAAAAGAAGAACAGCAGTTCCACAGAAGCAAGGGCTATGATATTTTCAACGAAAATCTCGAATTCGTTATTCTTGTAAACCAAGGCTCCGCTTCGGCCTCTGAAATTTTGGCGGGAGCCTTAAGCGAGCACGGTGTCGCAACGGTTGTCGGAGAACAGACATTCGGTAAAGGCACGGTGCAGGAACTCGTACAACTGACCGCCGATACATCTCTGAAAATTACCATTGCCAAATGGCTGACGCCAAACGGCAACTCTATTTCTGTCGCCGGTTTTACGCCCGACGTTGTAGTGCCGATAACTTCCGAGGATATTGAAAAGGGAAGAGACCCCCAATTACAGAAGGCGGTTGATATTCTCCTCAAAAAGTGA
- a CDS encoding glycosyl hydrolase family 18 protein produces the protein MKVLMRISFLSLFVLAIFLLAPFGASAAPIYAPFEVSGWIPYWRTATGTADVLPHLNQLIEVNPFVYTLKSDGTFLDNGSLDKEPWVSFIAEAKRQKVRIIPTIMTSNSELLHKILSNQKSRIALEDAITALVKENNFDGIDIDFEGKRAEDRDYFSTFLRGLYQRMGNKWVMCTIEARTPVADRYFGNTPPADASLYANDLKEINKYCDRVRVMAYDQQSIDLKLMAEAEAKGELYAPVADPAWVEKVITLMAKDISKKKIVIGVPTYGYEYNVTAYAGSFAYDLLWSFNPGYAIPIANSFGITPTRNAQGEIFFSYLPTTTPITAKPQFIQNSQNVAQAALTFANTTNVNQVFRMMTWGDASSVADKIALAKKLGVRGIAIFKLDGGQDPAIWNILPKR, from the coding sequence ATGAAAGTACTTATGAGAATATCATTCCTCTCGCTTTTTGTTTTGGCTATTTTTCTGCTTGCGCCCTTCGGCGCATCTGCCGCGCCTATCTACGCGCCGTTTGAGGTTTCGGGTTGGATACCGTATTGGAGAACAGCGACAGGGACTGCCGATGTATTGCCACACCTCAACCAACTTATAGAAGTAAACCCGTTCGTCTATACGCTTAAAAGCGATGGCACTTTCCTTGATAACGGCTCACTTGATAAAGAGCCCTGGGTGAGTTTCATCGCCGAGGCAAAACGCCAAAAAGTCCGTATCATTCCGACCATCATGACGAGCAATTCCGAACTTCTGCACAAGATATTGAGTAATCAGAAATCACGTATTGCCCTTGAAGATGCCATCACCGCGCTCGTGAAGGAAAATAATTTTGACGGTATTGATATAGATTTTGAAGGCAAACGTGCGGAAGACAGAGATTATTTCTCCACGTTTCTTCGCGGGCTATATCAGCGCATGGGCAATAAGTGGGTGATGTGCACCATAGAAGCCCGCACGCCCGTTGCCGACCGCTATTTCGGCAACACTCCTCCTGCCGATGCAAGCCTTTACGCGAACGACTTAAAAGAAATCAACAAATACTGCGACCGCGTGCGTGTTATGGCATACGACCAGCAGAGCATTGACCTCAAACTCATGGCCGAAGCGGAAGCAAAAGGGGAACTGTACGCGCCCGTGGCAGACCCCGCATGGGTTGAAAAGGTCATAACGCTTATGGCCAAAGACATAAGCAAGAAAAAAATAGTCATCGGCGTGCCGACGTACGGCTACGAATACAACGTTACCGCCTATGCCGGCAGTTTCGCATATGATTTGCTGTGGAGTTTTAATCCCGGCTACGCAATCCCAATAGCAAACTCCTTTGGCATTACACCCACGCGAAACGCACAAGGGGAAATATTTTTCTCTTATCTGCCGACAACAACGCCTATCACCGCCAAACCTCAATTTATCCAAAACAGCCAGAATGTCGCGCAAGCGGCGCTGACGTTTGCAAACACCACAAATGTCAATCAGGTGTTCCGGATGATGACGTGGGGTGACGCGAGCTCTGTTGCCGACAAAATTGCTCTGGCGAAGAAACTCGGGGTGCGCGGCATCGCCATCTTTAAACTGGATGGGGGGCAGGACCCCGCCATCTGGAATATTTTGCCGAAAAGATAA
- a CDS encoding NERD domain-containing protein, protein MNSPLKNQILRLPGQSLDEKLQDSLYEKLFFPALLILFSVCFIIFEWIRFYFPFPIEPHPVRTLIAGLIVIIFLSFRLKKNISEIQKIKLGRDGEREVGQSLEELRVSGCVVFHDVLGENFNIDHVVVSPHGIFTIETKARSKKGGNESITFDGEGVIVGSRYPDKHPITQSIDEAIWLKKILKESTGKEFQVRPVIVFPGWFVDSTSSKYAQEKKGLWLLNPKALPTFIKNSSVILNDEDLHLVTFHLSRYIRTMPLN, encoded by the coding sequence ATGAATAGTCCACTTAAAAACCAGATATTACGGCTTCCAGGCCAGTCTCTTGACGAAAAATTGCAGGATTCCTTATACGAGAAATTATTTTTTCCCGCTCTTCTTATTTTATTTAGTGTATGCTTTATTATTTTTGAATGGATACGTTTTTACTTTCCATTTCCAATAGAACCTCACCCTGTAAGGACTTTAATTGCGGGATTAATAGTAATAATTTTCTTGTCTTTCAGACTTAAAAAAAATATATCTGAAATACAAAAAATAAAACTAGGGCGGGATGGTGAGAGGGAGGTGGGACAATCCCTTGAAGAACTCAGAGTTTCAGGCTGTGTCGTTTTCCATGACGTATTGGGAGAGAATTTTAACATTGACCACGTTGTCGTTTCTCCACATGGAATTTTTACCATTGAAACTAAAGCGCGGAGCAAGAAGGGTGGAAATGAATCTATTACGTTCGATGGCGAGGGTGTAATAGTGGGTAGTCGTTATCCTGATAAACACCCAATTACTCAAAGTATTGATGAAGCAATTTGGCTGAAGAAAATTTTAAAAGAAAGTACTGGAAAAGAATTTCAGGTCCGACCAGTTATTGTTTTTCCCGGTTGGTTTGTTGACTCTACAAGTTCAAAGTATGCTCAAGAAAAAAAAGGTTTATGGCTCCTAAATCCAAAAGCGCTTCCGACATTTATAAAAAACTCCTCAGTAATCTTAAATGATGAAGACCTTCATCTTGTAACTTTCCACCTTTCACGCTATATCAGAACAATGCCACTAAATTAA
- the rplI gene encoding 50S ribosomal protein L9, giving the protein MKVVLVKDAPKVGKKYDIVNVSAGYAQNYLFPNHFARLATEGFVAEVEAKKKTMEADIKIQEDLLAKNMGDIAKVTVEIKGKVNEKGHLFAGIHKETIAEEVKKQTRLDISPRFIKLEHPVKEVGEHMIEVEANGKTTKLKLIVTASDSE; this is encoded by the coding sequence ATGAAAGTTGTTTTGGTTAAAGACGCTCCGAAAGTGGGCAAAAAATACGATATTGTAAACGTTTCCGCCGGATACGCGCAGAACTACCTTTTTCCTAACCATTTTGCCCGTTTGGCAACAGAGGGATTTGTTGCGGAAGTTGAGGCAAAGAAAAAGACGATGGAAGCGGATATCAAAATCCAGGAAGATTTACTGGCAAAGAACATGGGCGACATCGCCAAAGTTACCGTTGAAATCAAAGGCAAGGTAAACGAAAAAGGGCATCTCTTCGCGGGTATTCACAAAGAAACAATTGCCGAAGAAGTAAAAAAACAAACACGCTTGGATATCAGTCCTCGATTCATCAAGCTCGAGCACCCCGTCAAAGAAGTGGGGGAGCATATGATTGAAGTTGAAGCCAACGGCAAGACAACAAAACTGAAATTAATTGTTACCGCCTCAGACTCAGAATAG
- the rplU gene encoding 50S ribosomal protein L21, with protein sequence MAEKAVKKNTVKKTPKTASGKEFAVILTGGKQYTVKVGDTLKIEKLAGEHKEGDKITFDKVLLVDNGTDTTIGTPYITGAKVEATYAKAGRSAKVLVLKYRQKSRYRKVNTHRQPFAVVKIDAIK encoded by the coding sequence ATGGCTGAAAAGGCAGTAAAAAAGAATACGGTAAAGAAAACCCCGAAGACCGCTTCAGGAAAAGAATTCGCAGTTATTTTGACTGGCGGAAAACAGTACACGGTTAAAGTGGGGGACACCCTAAAAATTGAAAAACTTGCCGGAGAACACAAAGAAGGAGACAAGATCACTTTTGATAAAGTGCTTTTGGTGGACAATGGCACGGACACAACCATCGGCACACCGTATATAACAGGTGCGAAAGTGGAAGCAACATACGCCAAAGCGGGAAGATCAGCTAAGGTTTTGGTTTTAAAATACAGACAAAAAAGCCGTTACCGAAAAGTTAATACCCACCGCCAGCCCTTTGCTGTGGTGAAAATAGACGCTATAAAGTAA
- the rpmA gene encoding 50S ribosomal protein L27, whose translation MAHRKAQGSTKNDRDSNAKYRGIKISNGGTAKTGMILVRQKGTKFIPGKNVGMGSDYTLFALKDGKVKYGTKRKMHFDDTIVSKNIVHVI comes from the coding sequence ATGGCACATAGAAAAGCCCAAGGTTCTACAAAAAACGACCGAGATTCAAATGCGAAGTATCGCGGTATAAAAATCAGCAATGGAGGAACGGCTAAAACCGGAATGATTTTGGTGCGCCAAAAAGGCACGAAGTTTATCCCCGGCAAGAACGTCGGTATGGGAAGCGACTATACTCTCTTTGCTCTCAAAGACGGAAAAGTGAAATACGGCACGAAGCGCAAAATGCACTTCGACGATACCATCGTCTCCAAAAACATCGTCCACGTTATCTAA
- a CDS encoding 3'-5' exonuclease, translated as MIILDVEATGTHPYKHSLLSIGAVDFNNPERRFYAECRMWAGAHIMDEALEVNGFSKESLTDPAKKSEGEIVKEFFKWLLESKVHTIAGQNPSFDLDFLKAATERNHMDFTLAHRSLDLHSMVYLHMVQHGITPPIEKGRSALNSDSIMEYVGIPVEPHPHNALNGALYEAEAFSRILYEKNLLSEFAQYPIL; from the coding sequence ATGATTATCCTAGACGTAGAAGCAACAGGAACGCACCCGTACAAGCACTCGCTGTTAAGTATTGGCGCGGTTGATTTCAATAACCCTGAAAGGCGTTTCTACGCAGAATGCAGAATGTGGGCGGGGGCGCATATTATGGACGAGGCGTTGGAGGTAAATGGTTTCAGTAAAGAAAGCCTCACGGACCCCGCGAAAAAATCGGAAGGGGAGATTGTTAAAGAATTTTTTAAATGGCTATTGGAGAGCAAGGTGCATACGATTGCAGGGCAGAACCCTTCTTTTGACTTAGATTTTCTAAAGGCCGCGACCGAGCGCAATCATATGGACTTCACTTTGGCGCACCGTTCGCTTGATTTGCATTCAATGGTGTATTTGCATATGGTTCAACATGGTATTACACCGCCCATAGAAAAGGGGAGAAGCGCTCTTAATTCCGATTCAATAATGGAATATGTCGGCATTCCTGTAGAACCGCATCCGCACAACGCTCTCAATGGCGCTCTCTATGAAGCCGAAGCCTTTTCTCGCATCTTGTACGAAAAAAATTTGCTTTCGGAATTTGCTCAATATCCGATTTTGTGA
- a CDS encoding toprim domain-containing protein, with amino-acid sequence MRSVDTLIEIFMKFPGVGPRQARRFVYFLLGKNGTFIAELNEALQKLSKEMRLCESCFRYFHKENGNTSAVCSICSDTHRDEHSLLIVSGNVDLESIEKSGYWKGRYFVLGGIVPILEKNPEQRIKLKELKQKIEKEGKKKILKEIVLALNTTPEGENTSLFLQSNLEPLFKEHSIKISVLGRGLSTGAELEYADSETIKNALQNRH; translated from the coding sequence ATGCGAAGCGTTGATACTCTGATTGAGATATTCATGAAGTTTCCCGGCGTGGGCCCCCGTCAGGCACGCCGTTTTGTATATTTTCTTTTGGGAAAAAACGGGACGTTTATCGCGGAGTTGAACGAAGCGTTGCAGAAGCTTTCCAAAGAAATGCGTCTATGCGAATCGTGTTTCAGATATTTTCATAAAGAGAACGGCAATACGTCCGCCGTATGTTCCATATGCTCGGACACGCACCGCGACGAACATTCCCTCCTTATTGTCTCGGGAAATGTTGATTTGGAAAGTATTGAAAAAAGCGGATATTGGAAAGGGCGATATTTCGTGCTCGGAGGCATTGTTCCCATACTTGAAAAAAATCCCGAACAGAGAATCAAACTGAAAGAATTGAAACAAAAAATAGAAAAGGAGGGCAAGAAAAAAATACTTAAAGAGATTGTCCTCGCGCTCAATACCACTCCCGAAGGAGAAAATACTTCCCTTTTCTTGCAGTCCAACCTTGAACCGCTTTTTAAAGAACATTCAATTAAAATCTCCGTGCTTGGACGCGGGCTCTCAACCGGTGCCGAGCTTGAATACGCCGACAGCGAAACCATCAAAAACGCTCTACAAAACAGGCATTAA